One window of Trifolium pratense cultivar HEN17-A07 linkage group LG5, ARS_RC_1.1, whole genome shotgun sequence genomic DNA carries:
- the LOC123883604 gene encoding uncharacterized protein LOC123883604 isoform X2 — protein sequence MSIPFFSFVLLDSLSGRKLFIFVSPRLSICHRRLLLEFVCLVSNLFWLYTRFLLPLLSFYLALSLFIIVSVLICFFFCFLSMADRFDFLCDAFPGRTAWRFKGLILFVCLFHFKLGIQTHFYMDRSISCFLCSL from the exons ATGTCGATTCCCTTTTTCTCGTTTGTTTTACTCGACAGTCTTTCTGGTAGgaagctttttatttttgtcagtCCCAGGCTTTCTATCTGCCATCGCAGATTGCTTTTGGAGTTTGTTTGTCTCGTTTCCAATTTGTTTTGGCTATATACCCGTttccttcttcctcttctttcgTTCTATCTCGCTCTCTCGCTCTTCATTATTGTTTCTGttctgatttgtttttttttttgttttctctccATGGCCGATAGGTTTGATTTCTTGTGCGATGCCTTTCCGGGAAGAACTGCTTGGCGATTCAAG ggtttgattttgtttgtttgtttgtttcatttcaaG CTTGGGATTCAAACACACTTTTACATGGATAGGTCGATTTCCTGTTTCTTGTGTAGCTTGTGA